ACATCGTTTGGACCATCCTTTCCGCAGCGCTCGTCTTCTGGATGGGCGCGGGCTTCGCCATGCTGGAGGGCGGCTTTACGCGCGCCAAGAACGCCGGAAACATCATGGCCAAGAACCTGATGACCATTTCGGTGGCTGCGGTCGCTTACTGGGCCGCCGGTTTCGCCTTCATGTTCGGAATCAGCAGCGGTTTGATGGTGGGCGCTAAAGCCGCCGATGTCTTTCCCGCTCGAAGTTTGGGG
This genomic window from Myxococcales bacterium contains:
- a CDS encoding ammonium transporter, producing MSRNRIIRWVACSILLALLSPVGFATLAWAQEEVAAAAAVEPEAVEAEASVSAAVTEAIDSKVGEVQQNLNIVWTILSAALVFWMGAGFAMLEGGFTRAKNAGNIMAKNLMTISVAAVAYWAAGFAFMFGISSGLMVGAKAADVFPARSLG